The proteins below are encoded in one region of Halostella salina:
- a CDS encoding PD-(D/E)XK nuclease family protein, with amino-acid sequence MANGCDFLTSPSFDALQSEVFERVAEQAGGEPGSILYIENNDHRTDEVADAWAETYQPLRLRVTDFNTVVGECYERIADPSSLLDALTRRRLIDRALRTAADRGLLDDAHLYRDHFTDLITELEGEGYHSPESVRTLVENSQLSPGTIDLVASVYEEFYELRREGVGDDVYTLSEAYRTVLDSGASLTEIFPHVDVVVISGFYDLSHHEKRFIHRLATVFPVCISLPLADTETPSGGANQITADAMETYQAIAGPPTAVTPDSPSSLIDAAGKLYTPSPGVDEDTAPPDQLQWYSAPTPDREVRQVARRVRKQLADGADPNDILVVIPGLISYQEQVADVFEAAGIQSVGFANKLLYQTYAGRAMLDLAELCVDDPRTDTVARLATNPLVTLGGATDDVDRSAVADLARRLPTVDTDRLLEELDDASAEVLENLFQVADDAEAAEADDVVEAVHTVFETVDLSENVDSIEEDAASFDARMEVASYNRVERVFDAIEFVAERFGIDEPIEEVADALEKVRVPPPSQSTQDVVEIVGPRDAYMQSYSHLYFVGLTEQDFPVEKDRPLFFERLFDDIPDLSFTDDRAESRYQFATLLSGAESVYITTPETSFDDDDLLESSILDELARVTGLEPTPDDLGNAVPEDVQRALRHHRDREGREEAVKHAADSGVFSRQQAERVVAGTRCAESRADAGLSAHDAQLDPELVSELHGERGPYSPTQLKDYAQCGHAYYMKRILGIEAPDEFHLEPQKVDLGSLVHDIFEEFYRGLQDDHGDPVDLSEYDREFLEEQLLEQTRDSLADSDIDFDDVFYKRWLEQLLAGLATPDVNEYFGDDRPHQGIDRGLFVRFLDAEHDDNDDVPAWFEVPMDFSDSEEGEITVTTPDGREISVGGFIDRVSLREQDDGTIEGLVHDYKTSDPETIQTIDGIEFQLPLYILATRAELAARYEDTLADVDGEFYVTEPPTEITRKWSLRYYLERNDGTDEDYERFLTETVPSRVGEVADGIENGAFQTTTLSPKEAGCRYCDYRDICDVRHHQRQEIIQEMDRSDSSGYIPQRARDGSFLDTLGGEDG; translated from the coding sequence GTCTCTTGGACGATGCGCATCTCTATCGAGACCACTTCACCGATCTTATTACAGAACTGGAGGGAGAGGGCTACCACTCCCCTGAATCAGTTCGAACCCTCGTCGAGAATTCCCAGTTATCACCTGGAACCATTGATCTGGTCGCGAGCGTGTATGAGGAGTTCTACGAGCTCCGTCGAGAAGGTGTCGGGGATGACGTGTACACCCTTAGTGAGGCGTACCGGACGGTCCTCGATAGCGGAGCTTCCCTTACGGAGATCTTCCCTCACGTCGACGTCGTCGTAATCTCTGGATTCTACGACCTGTCCCACCACGAGAAGCGTTTTATTCACCGACTAGCCACCGTATTCCCTGTCTGTATCTCGCTCCCCCTGGCCGACACAGAAACGCCGTCCGGTGGAGCAAACCAGATCACTGCTGACGCGATGGAGACGTACCAGGCAATTGCTGGCCCACCGACCGCTGTCACTCCCGATTCTCCGAGTTCACTCATCGACGCTGCTGGAAAGCTCTATACGCCATCTCCAGGGGTTGACGAGGATACGGCTCCTCCCGACCAGCTTCAATGGTACAGCGCCCCCACACCAGATCGAGAGGTTAGACAAGTTGCTCGAAGGGTGCGGAAACAGCTCGCGGACGGCGCCGACCCCAACGACATTCTGGTTGTCATTCCGGGTCTAATCTCGTATCAGGAGCAAGTCGCCGACGTATTCGAGGCCGCTGGTATCCAGTCGGTCGGGTTTGCGAACAAACTGCTGTATCAGACGTATGCTGGGCGGGCAATGCTCGATCTGGCTGAACTCTGTGTCGACGACCCACGCACAGATACGGTAGCTCGTCTCGCGACGAATCCGCTCGTGACTCTTGGAGGAGCCACCGACGACGTTGATCGGTCCGCTGTTGCTGACCTCGCCCGCCGTCTTCCGACAGTCGATACTGACCGACTTCTCGAGGAACTCGACGATGCCTCCGCTGAGGTGTTGGAGAACCTCTTCCAGGTCGCCGACGATGCTGAGGCCGCGGAGGCCGACGACGTCGTTGAAGCCGTGCACACTGTGTTCGAAACCGTCGATCTCTCTGAAAACGTCGACTCTATCGAAGAAGATGCGGCGTCATTCGATGCTCGAATGGAGGTCGCGTCCTACAATCGGGTCGAGAGGGTGTTTGATGCGATCGAATTCGTGGCTGAGCGCTTTGGAATAGACGAGCCAATCGAAGAAGTGGCCGATGCACTTGAGAAGGTGCGGGTTCCCCCACCGAGTCAATCTACACAGGATGTCGTCGAGATCGTTGGTCCACGCGATGCCTACATGCAGTCCTATTCGCACCTGTATTTCGTCGGGTTGACCGAGCAGGACTTCCCCGTCGAGAAGGATCGACCTCTCTTTTTCGAGCGTCTGTTCGACGACATCCCCGACCTCTCGTTCACCGATGACCGAGCTGAGTCCCGCTACCAGTTTGCTACCTTGCTCTCAGGTGCCGAGAGCGTCTACATTACGACCCCCGAGACATCATTTGATGACGATGACCTGCTTGAGTCGTCGATTCTCGATGAACTCGCTCGAGTAACTGGCCTTGAGCCAACGCCTGATGATCTTGGGAATGCCGTTCCCGAAGATGTCCAGCGGGCCCTTCGTCATCACCGAGATAGGGAGGGACGGGAGGAAGCCGTTAAGCACGCTGCTGACTCCGGAGTATTCTCGCGACAGCAGGCCGAGCGCGTCGTGGCGGGTACGAGGTGCGCTGAAAGTCGAGCTGACGCCGGACTATCCGCCCACGATGCACAGCTTGATCCCGAATTGGTCTCGGAGCTCCACGGTGAACGTGGGCCGTACAGCCCGACGCAGCTGAAAGATTACGCTCAGTGTGGGCACGCCTACTATATGAAACGGATACTGGGCATCGAAGCGCCCGACGAGTTCCATCTCGAGCCTCAGAAAGTCGATCTCGGGAGCCTCGTCCACGATATCTTCGAGGAGTTCTATCGCGGGCTCCAGGATGACCACGGCGATCCAGTTGACCTCAGTGAATATGATCGAGAATTCCTCGAAGAACAGCTGTTGGAGCAGACACGAGATAGCCTTGCTGACTCCGACATCGACTTCGACGACGTGTTCTATAAACGGTGGCTGGAACAGCTCCTTGCTGGGCTCGCGACGCCCGACGTGAACGAGTACTTCGGTGATGATCGACCTCATCAGGGAATCGATCGAGGACTCTTCGTCCGGTTCCTTGATGCGGAGCACGACGACAACGACGATGTTCCGGCATGGTTTGAGGTGCCGATGGACTTCTCGGATTCGGAAGAGGGCGAGATCACGGTGACGACGCCGGATGGAAGAGAGATATCCGTCGGGGGATTCATCGACCGCGTGAGCCTTCGCGAACAGGACGATGGTACCATCGAAGGATTAGTTCACGACTACAAGACGAGCGACCCAGAAACCATTCAGACAATCGACGGTATCGAATTTCAGCTCCCGCTCTATATACTTGCCACACGAGCAGAACTAGCAGCCCGATACGAGGATACACTTGCCGATGTGGACGGGGAATTCTATGTAACGGAGCCCCCGACAGAGATTACTCGAAAGTGGAGTCTTCGATACTACCTTGAACGGAACGATGGAACTGACGAGGACTACGAGCGGTTCCTCACAGAAACCGTCCCATCGCGAGTTGGCGAGGTAGCTGACGGCATCGAGAATGGTGCTTTCCAAACGACCACGCTTTCGCCGAAAGAAGCGGGCTGTCGCTACTGTGACTATCGGGACATCTGCGATGTTCGACACCACCAACGACAAGAGATAATCCAAGAGATGGATCGCTCCGATTCGTCCGGTTATATCCCACAGAGGGCGCGAGATGGGTCGTTCTTGGATACGCTTGGGGGTGAAGACGGATGA
- a CDS encoding UvrD-helicase domain-containing protein — MTGIDDAPASTDDEGEEELSPTTEQEEALELDQNIAITAGAGTGKTTTLTLRYLEMLESDPDIGPENIATITFTNDAANEMRERIREEVAERLSEVPESDEYDYSRWRSIKDDLEDGYIHTIHGFCSRLLREYVVEAPVQPEFDTLDEADSKVLMQEVVRETIDARWETDEDIRRLARLWSRDSLEQVLAGLLNSRPMSTEWANRWEDESVDAYLDHVWRTFYPTDQETAEDYLSDPSVQAALNTICDLYDQEFDIDPSDNGMDFLETVSTIARETGIHTGEAEGREWQRAFDVICDRLTTGSGSRYSRRHWYRGSKSSWSAHEGEQEQLDAAADALLEAIEPEEREFIGGLDTEWNSSHYVLSLARLYCTVLDEYTQTKSDQNALDYHDLIQTCIEFLNADDRVCEQVQSQFEYVMVDEMQDTDLLQWELIKLLTAGDTDDFDAQNVFLVGDEKQSIYRFRGADVTTFGSAREDLAAANPDDVETTKQLRGNFRTIQETREFLNALFDKVFEPMGDEYRDYEAKPQELTDERRQGRDVTGSVEYLLVPDDDVPELHGTDYLNQTPRFAGHGEREAHALASRLTSLLDDPPEVYDDDEECLRPAKPEDVTILLRARTRLKEHERALDAYGIPYTVVSGTGFWDAPEITALVNLFRFFENPDDDIALYGVLRSPLFGFPDEDLARLHSEDQPLWIALQTAEDDLGDAARLLDEWRQIAAVNDDVTVDTTVPWGTLLSRIIDDTGYIASVGADERPRQAAVNINRFREQVRAWEEGGVKTVSELLTRIDRRKEIESHADEATIPEDADGVQIRTIHSAKGLEFPIVAIPEVGTEFNFQGDVDDYGKVYLDELDVGDGESEPVLGLKAPSADDPYEHQNTLARTRLQEEVRMQERAELKRLLYVAATRARDHLLFSGVHSTDADEEDGLGLGDPNDAADARYWRDWLQPILLEDEDGDAGHILRQLSVGADHTTTIRGSEYTVRTPTAPVHDWDASAATERDYPQIDIPAPELSTPPTSITATNFAKALSPDDTAIYTDELEEDAASLETDGLQANHLGTIVHKLCELRPARDRWRSIAARLGSALDDTVTDGDLDRIEEYTERCLQFRDGVADDELPTTIHEELSVVTRLEAGRIVGDIDLLLVSPDSYHVIDYKTNDTSQRSVDDLAEKYWPQLEVYAAALYQNDDSRIVHTTLYFADADEHRTTTHDMLSLDILGDDLNTQLEGLTQSDGAAVRGESSNF; from the coding sequence ATGACGGGTATCGACGATGCGCCAGCGTCGACGGACGACGAAGGCGAAGAGGAGCTCTCCCCAACAACTGAACAGGAGGAGGCTCTGGAACTCGATCAGAATATCGCGATTACCGCTGGGGCAGGCACTGGAAAGACCACAACCTTGACTCTCCGTTACCTCGAGATGCTGGAGTCCGACCCCGACATCGGGCCCGAGAACATCGCGACGATCACGTTTACGAACGATGCCGCGAATGAGATGCGGGAGCGTATCCGGGAAGAAGTAGCTGAGCGTCTCAGTGAGGTCCCCGAATCAGACGAGTACGACTACAGTCGATGGCGCAGCATCAAGGACGATTTGGAAGACGGCTATATTCATACCATCCACGGCTTCTGTTCTCGGCTGCTCCGCGAGTACGTCGTCGAAGCCCCGGTCCAACCCGAGTTCGACACGCTGGACGAGGCCGATTCCAAGGTGTTGATGCAGGAGGTGGTCAGGGAGACGATTGACGCTCGCTGGGAAACGGATGAGGATATTCGCCGCCTCGCTCGACTCTGGAGTCGAGATTCTCTTGAGCAGGTTCTGGCCGGTCTACTCAACAGCCGCCCGATGAGTACTGAATGGGCGAATCGCTGGGAAGACGAGTCCGTAGATGCATATTTGGACCATGTCTGGAGGACGTTCTATCCGACGGATCAGGAGACTGCTGAGGATTACCTTAGCGACCCGTCAGTACAGGCCGCTTTGAACACCATTTGCGACCTCTACGACCAAGAATTCGACATCGATCCTAGTGATAACGGGATGGATTTCCTGGAGACCGTCTCTACTATCGCACGTGAAACCGGAATTCACACCGGCGAGGCAGAAGGAAGAGAGTGGCAACGAGCCTTCGACGTTATTTGTGACCGACTGACGACTGGGAGTGGTAGCAGATACAGCCGACGTCACTGGTACCGGGGGTCCAAGTCGAGCTGGAGTGCTCACGAGGGCGAGCAGGAGCAATTAGACGCAGCTGCAGATGCGCTTCTGGAAGCGATCGAACCTGAGGAGCGAGAGTTCATCGGCGGTCTCGATACCGAGTGGAACAGTAGTCATTACGTCCTGAGCCTTGCTCGGCTCTACTGCACTGTTCTGGACGAATACACACAGACGAAATCGGATCAGAATGCTCTGGACTATCACGACCTCATCCAGACCTGCATCGAGTTCCTGAACGCGGACGACCGCGTCTGCGAGCAAGTTCAGTCACAGTTCGAGTACGTAATGGTCGACGAGATGCAGGATACTGACCTGCTCCAGTGGGAGCTCATCAAACTCTTGACTGCCGGCGATACCGATGATTTTGACGCTCAGAACGTCTTCTTGGTCGGTGACGAGAAACAGAGCATCTACCGATTCCGTGGCGCCGACGTGACCACCTTCGGTTCGGCTCGTGAGGACCTCGCTGCGGCTAATCCGGACGATGTCGAGACTACCAAGCAGCTCAGAGGCAATTTCCGCACGATTCAGGAGACGCGGGAGTTCCTGAACGCGCTCTTCGACAAGGTATTCGAGCCGATGGGCGACGAGTACCGCGACTATGAAGCCAAGCCGCAGGAACTTACGGATGAACGCCGGCAGGGACGTGATGTCACCGGATCAGTCGAGTACCTGCTCGTGCCTGACGATGACGTCCCGGAACTCCACGGTACCGATTACTTGAATCAAACTCCTCGATTCGCTGGGCACGGCGAACGAGAAGCTCACGCGCTTGCCAGCCGTCTCACCTCGTTACTGGACGATCCTCCGGAAGTCTACGATGACGACGAGGAATGCCTTCGACCTGCGAAACCCGAAGACGTCACCATCCTGTTGCGCGCTCGCACCCGGCTCAAGGAGCACGAACGAGCGCTGGATGCATACGGAATTCCGTATACTGTCGTTTCGGGTACTGGGTTCTGGGACGCCCCCGAGATCACAGCCTTGGTCAATCTGTTTAGGTTCTTCGAGAACCCGGACGACGACATCGCTCTCTACGGTGTCCTCCGGTCGCCACTGTTTGGTTTCCCCGATGAGGATCTCGCCCGACTCCACTCCGAGGATCAGCCACTCTGGATTGCTCTCCAGACAGCTGAGGATGATCTCGGCGACGCTGCCCGTCTCCTAGACGAGTGGCGGCAGATCGCTGCTGTCAACGACGATGTAACGGTTGACACGACTGTTCCGTGGGGAACGTTGCTTTCCCGGATTATCGACGATACCGGGTATATCGCCAGTGTCGGGGCAGATGAACGCCCGCGACAGGCGGCAGTGAATATCAACAGGTTCCGCGAACAGGTTCGCGCCTGGGAAGAGGGTGGCGTCAAGACTGTCTCGGAACTCCTCACGCGAATCGACCGTCGGAAGGAAATCGAATCCCACGCTGACGAAGCGACTATTCCCGAAGATGCTGACGGCGTCCAGATTCGAACAATCCACTCGGCGAAGGGGCTTGAGTTCCCTATCGTCGCAATTCCAGAAGTGGGCACCGAGTTCAACTTTCAGGGGGATGTCGACGACTACGGGAAAGTCTACCTCGACGAGCTTGACGTCGGGGATGGCGAGTCAGAACCCGTGCTCGGTCTGAAAGCTCCGTCAGCCGACGATCCCTATGAGCACCAGAATACGCTCGCTCGGACGCGGCTTCAGGAGGAGGTCCGAATGCAGGAACGAGCTGAACTGAAGCGTCTCCTCTACGTCGCAGCGACGCGGGCCCGTGACCACCTGCTCTTCAGCGGCGTTCACTCTACCGACGCTGATGAGGAGGATGGCTTGGGGTTAGGTGACCCGAATGATGCCGCGGATGCACGATACTGGCGTGATTGGCTCCAACCGATTCTCTTGGAAGACGAGGACGGTGATGCAGGACATATCTTGAGACAGCTCTCCGTCGGGGCAGATCATACGACCACTATCCGTGGGAGCGAATACACAGTTCGAACACCAACCGCTCCTGTCCACGATTGGGACGCGTCAGCGGCAACTGAGCGCGACTACCCTCAGATTGACATTCCTGCTCCAGAACTGTCCACTCCCCCGACGTCGATCACGGCCACGAATTTTGCGAAAGCACTCTCTCCGGATGATACAGCCATCTACACTGACGAACTCGAGGAGGACGCCGCGAGCCTCGAAACGGATGGCCTTCAGGCCAACCATCTGGGAACGATCGTCCACAAGCTCTGTGAGCTACGACCTGCTCGAGACCGGTGGCGCTCCATCGCGGCTCGGCTGGGTTCTGCTTTGGATGATACGGTGACTGATGGGGATTTGGATCGGATCGAAGAGTATACTGAGCGCTGCCTACAGTTCCGTGACGGCGTCGCCGACGACGAGTTGCCGACAACCATCCACGAGGAACTCTCGGTTGTGACGCGATTGGAAGCCGGCCGAATCGTCGGCGATATCGACCTGCTTCTAGTCAGTCCAGACAGCTACCACGTTATCGACTACAAGACGAACGACACCTCTCAACGGTCGGTCGACGACCTCGCAGAGAAGTACTGGCCACAACTCGAAGTGTATGCAGCTGCCCTCTACCAGAACGACGATTCCCGAATCGTTCACACCACGCTGTACTTTGCCGACGCTGATGAGCATCGGACCACGACCCACGACATGCTTTCGTTGGATATTCTTGGTGATGACCTGAACACACAACTTGAGGGGTTAACGCAGTCCGACGGCGCCGCAGTCCGAGGAGAATCGAGCAATTTCTGA